Proteins encoded in a region of the Planococcus citri chromosome 1, ihPlaCitr1.1, whole genome shotgun sequence genome:
- the LOC135831840 gene encoding trichohyalin-like, whose amino-acid sequence MDEIQTKFVRVSWIYDLPKETISQLINQNFPEEEVSDDDLLETLRKKLVSLVRLEVNLELALKLQNKYSVEHKPLALEGLDEIKLRRLERGKEEFKKSEEEKKKKEGEERKIIEEQKRIAEQKKIEQEAEKKRKEEEEKLKRENQESEESDDEMGETKIEIAKFSGKSGEFDGFMKKFEIVSKVRKWLDAEMVLRFPLYLEGYAFQYYITECEKETEFEAIKTKMENRFKVSKLIREDQLFSREQGENEEAMKFLTEIASEGKELKMEDSAICRIVLRGLKKEIIEKIGMFDNTSIEKLEENIRRYEYESKIISKKKDDLSEKVKLLEAEIKKMKAAKEDEELIKELGLAVHEKKVCECRCNKNDKGNYSGGRQDNRNYQRNNKYCKICRRNGHHTNDCWYNDKNKTPINEKRNDNRYCDNCKKPGHETDKCWYKPKN is encoded by the coding sequence ATGGATGAAATTCAAACCAAATTCGTCAGAGTGTCCTGGATTTACGACCTACCAAAAGAAACTATCTCGCAGTTAATCAACCAAAATTTCCCAGAAGAAGAAGTATCCGATGATGATTTATTAGAAACCCTCAGGAAGAAATTGGTATCGTTAGTGCGGTTAGAAGTAAATTTAGAATTAGCACTAAAACTACAAAATAAGTATAGTGTAGAACATAAGCCACTAGCATTGGAAGGGCTTGACGAGATAAAATTGAGGAGGTTAGAAAGAGGTAAAGAGGAGTTTAAAAAGAGtgaagaggaaaagaaaaaaaaagaaggggaagagagaaaaataattgaagaacAGAAAAGAATAgcagagcagaaaaaaattgaacaagaagctgaaaagaaacgaaaagaagaggaggaaaaactgaaaagagaAAATCAAGAAAGTGAAGAAAGTGACGACGAAATGGGTGAAACGAAAATTGAGATTGCTAAGTTCTCAGGAAAAAGTGGAGAATTTGATgggtttatgaaaaaatttgaaattgtgagCAAAGTAAGAAAATGGTTAGATGCAGAAATGGTATTGAGATTTCCGTTATACCTAGAAGGATATGCCTTTCAGTACTATATTACAGAGTGTGAAAAAGAAACAGAATTTGAGGCTATCAAGACGAAAATGGAGAACAGATTTaaagtatcaaaattaatcaGGGAAGACCAGTTATTTTCGAGAGAACAAGGAGAGAATGAAGAAGCCATGAAATTCTTAACGGAGATAGCAAGTGAAGGTAAAGAGTTGAAAATGGAGGACAGTGCAATCTGTAGAATCGTATTGAGAGGACTGAAGAAAGAAATAATTGAGAAGATAGGTATGTTTGATAATACGTCAATAGAGAAATTGGAAGAGAACATACGACGATACGAATATGAGAGTAAAATAATTAGCAAGAAAAAGGATGATTTGTCAGAAAAAGTGAAGCTCCTTGAGGCtgaaattaagaaaatgaaaGCAGCAAAGGAAGACGAAGAACTAATCAAAGAGCTAGGATTGGCTGTTCATGAAAAGAAAGTGTGTGAATGTAGGTGTAATAAGAATGATAAAGGAAATTACTCAGGTGGAAGACAAGATAACCGTAATTACCAAAGGAATAATAAATATTGCAAGATCTGTAGAAGAAATGGTCACCACACCAACGACTGTTGGTATAATGACAAAAATAAAACCCCTATTaacgaaaaaagaaatgataatAGGTATTGTGATAATTGTAAAAAACCAGGGCATGAAACTGACAAGTGTTGGTATAAACCAAAAAACTAG
- the LOC135831821 gene encoding heat shock 70 kDa protein 4-like translates to MASMFVIGIDFGNESSYIAVPRAGGIEIISFSNTFSVRATSTPSYVAFSDRNRILGVAAKNQLIPNLKNTIFGFKRLLGKNFDDPAIQHDLRYAPYTTIRCKNGTIGVKVCYLDEEYVFSIQQITAMFFTELKKTAEAALKCEVNQCVISVPSFFDNAERLALLDAATIAGLKVLRIFNETAATALTYGIYRQDLPTPEEPPRNVIFVDFGHSSLQVSACAFTRGKLKMLASTADSQLGGRDIDIILAKSFCEQFKSKYYIEPTKNHRAMLRLLGEVEKLKEQMSANSTKIPLNIKCFMNDIDLHGDLKRADMEELCAGLFERVEQTMLKCLQESKLKKEEIHSIEIVGGSSRVPAIKSLIEKVFGKLPSTTLNQDEAVARGCALQCAMLCPTTSVRDFSITDIQNYLIRVIYDSKTNEDLEVFPKNHPIPFCKNLTFCKREPFELKAVYGHNNKLIGKFFVNDVKPDVEGQNQIIKVNVRISINGIFTVPNATLTEKQEINDHGEPMDVSQPLPGSKSVEKENCKKRTVKTTDFPVEVELFGAYSSNELNDLKEQECKMISTDRQERDRIDARNALVEYVYELRGQLSSSDELGTFVPDKERKKLCEQLDEIETWVYEEGDDCKRQVYSDKLKSLQDYVEPIKKREFEFEVQPQLLEEFCSTLQLTQKAVDQYNAGIKSYSHLEKNEVQRVQESTNSALRWIEDIRNKLNVASRHQNLHITADQIKTEKNKFEQEVTKVFQKPKPQSPPAPPQISTDRQERDRIDARNALEEYVYELRGQLSSSDELATFVPDKERKKLCQQLDEIENWIHEEGDDCKRQVYSDKLKSLQDYDEPIKKRKFEFGVQPQLLEEFSSILQLTQKAVDQYNAGIKSYSHLEKNEVQRVQESTNSALRWIEDIRNKLNVASRHQNLHFTADQIKSEKKKFEQEVIKVFQKPKPQQPPTPPREPSQEEVPKCASESTITHLTASLRKQKYLIRMIDSLELTDNLDAKEAKVQSKH, encoded by the coding sequence ATGGCTTCAATGTTTGTAATCGGTATTGATTTCGGTAACGAATCGTCGTATATAGCAGTTCCTCGAGCCGGAGGTATAGAAATCATCAGTTTCAGTAACACCTTCAGTGTACGGGCTACTAGTACTCCCTCATATGTGGCATTCAGTGATCGAAACAGAATTCTCGGAGTGGCGGCCAAAAATCAGCTAATACCCAATCTTAAAAACACCATCTTCGGGTTCAAGAGGTTGTTGGGTAAGAATTTCGATGACCCGGCTATTCAACACGATTTACGTTACGCACCATACACAACCATTCGTTGTAAAAATGGTACCATCGGTGTCAAAGTTTGTTACTTGGACGAAGAATATGTATTCTCCATTCAGCAAATAACTGCTATGTTTTTTACCGAGCTGAAAAAAACCGCTGAAGCGGCATTGAAATGCGAAGTCAATCAATGTGTGATATCAGTCCCTTCGTTTTTCGATAACGCCGAACGTCTTGCGTTACTAGACGCAGCTACCATCGCTGGTTTAAAAGTTTTACGTATATTCAACGAAACTGCGGCTACGGCGTTAACTTACGGTATCTATAGACAAGACCTTCCAACCCCCGAAGAGCCGCCTCGTAATGTCATATTCGTCGATTTCGGACACTCATCGTTACAAGTATCCGCTTGCGCTTTCACTCGAGGTAAATTGAAGATGTTAGCTTCGACCGCTGATTCACAACTAGGAGGACGCGATATTGATATCATTCTCGCCAAGAGTTTCTGCGAACAGTTCAAATCCAAGTATTATATCGAACCGACGAAAAATCATCGAGCCATGTTACGTTTACTCGGCGAAGTAGAAAAACTAAAAGAACAAATGTCCGCTAATTCTACGAAAATACCTTTGAATATCAAATGTTTCATGAACGATATAGACTTACATGGTGATCTGAAACGTGCCGATATGGAGGAGCTTTGCGCCGGATTATTCGAACGTGTTGAACAGACTATGCTGAAATGCTTACAAGAATCCAAGTTGAAGAAAGAAGAAATACATTCCATCGAGATCGTTGGCGGTTCGAGTCGCGTGCCAGCGATTAAATCGCTCATCGAGAAGGTATTCGGTAAACTACCTAGTACAACACTGAATCAAGATGAAGCTGTAGCTCGTGGTTGCGCTCTTCAGTGCGCTATGCTTTGCCCGACTACCTCAGTTCGTGATTTTAGTATCACCGATATTCAAAACTACCTGATTAGAGTGATTTATGATTCAAAAACTAACGAAGATTTGGAAGTATTCCCTAAGAATCACCCGATACCGTTCTGTAAGAATCTTACTTTCTGCAAACGCGAACCTTTTGAATTGAAAGCTGTTTACGGTCATAATAACAAGTTGATCGGTAAATTCTTCGTTAACGACGTCAAGCCCGACGTCGAAGGTCAAAACCAGATCATTAAAGTCAATGTCCGTATCTCTATCAATGGTATATTCACCGTACCCAACGCGACTCTGACTGAAAAACAAGAAATCAACGATCACGGCGAACCGATGGATGTAAGTCAACCGCTTCCGGGTTCCAAATCAGTCGAGaaggaaaattgtaaaaaacggACTGTAAAAACCACCGATTTTCCGGTCGAAGTCGAACTATTCGGAGCTTACTcttcgaacgaattgaatgaccTGAAAGAACAAGAATGTAAAATGATATCTACGGATCGTCAAGAGCGAGACAGAATCGACGCCCGTAACGCTCTCGTAGAATACGTTTACGAGCTCCGAGGTCAATTATCATCATCCGACGAGCTCGGTACGTTTGTACCGGACAAAGAACGGAAAAAACTATGCGAACAGTTGGACGAAATTGAGACCTGGGTATATGAAGAAGGGGACGATTGCAAACGTCAGGTGTATTCCGATAAGCTCAAAAGTTTACAAGATTACGTCGAACCGATTAAAAAGCGTGAATTCGAGTTCGAAGTACAACCACAGTTGCTGGAAGAATTTTGCTCAACTTTACAATTGACACAAAAAGCAGTCGATCAATATAACGCCGGCATAAAGAGCTATTCTCATCTGGAGAAAAACGAAGTCCAAAGGGTTCAAGAGTCGACAAATTCAGCTTTGCGATGGATCGAAGATATACGTAACAAATTGAACGTCGCTTCACGCCATCAAAATCTACACATCACCGCGGATCAAATTAAAACCGAAAAGAATAAATTCGAACAAGAGGTAACCAAAGTATTCCAGAAACCAAAACCGCAATCACCTCCTGCACCCCCCCAAATATCTACGGATCGTCAAGAGCGAGACAGAATCGACGCCCGTAACGCTCTCGAAGAATACGTTTACGAGCTCCGAGGTCAATTATCATCATCCGACGAGCTCGCTACGTTTGTACCGGACAAAGAACGGAAGAAACTATGCCAACAGTTGGACGAGATTGAGAACTGGATCCACGAAGAAGGCGACGATTGCAAACGTCAGGTGTATTCCGATAAGCTCAAAAGTTTACAAGATTACGACGAACCGATTAAAAAGCGCAAATTCGAGTTCGGAGTACAACCACAGTTGCTGGAAGAATTCAGCTCAATTTTACAATTGACACAAAAAGCAGTCGATCAATATAACGCCGGCATAAAGAGCTATTCTCATCTGGAGAAAAACGAAGTCCAAAGGGTTCAAGAGTCGACAAATTCAGCTTTGCGATGGATCGAGGATATACGTAACAAATTGAACGTCGCTTCGCGCCATCAAAATCTACACTTCACCGCGGATCAAATTAAATCCGAGAAGAAAAAGTTCGAACAAGAGGTAATCAAAGTATTCCAGAAACCAAAACCACAACAACCTCCTACACCACCCCGAGAACCGAGCCAAGAAGAAGTCCCAAAATGCGCTTCCGAATCTACCATCACTCATTTAACCGCCTCATTAcgcaaacaaaaatatttaattcGAATGATCGATTCACTGGAACTCACGGATAATCTTGACGCAAAAGAAGCGAAAGTTCAGTCGAAGCATTAG
- the LOC135831845 gene encoding heat shock 70 kDa protein 4-like has translation MASPSMFVIGIDFGNESSYIAVPRDGGIETISNDFSLRATPSCVAFSNRNRILGVAAKNQLITNLKNTIFGFKRLLGKNFDDPTVQHELRYAPYPIIRCKDGTIGVKVRYLDEEYAFSIQQITAMFFTKLKESAEVAMKCEVNQCVISVPSFFDNAQRLALLDAATIAGLNVLRIFNETAATALSYGIYKQDLPTPEEPPRNVIFVDCGHSSLQVSACAFNLGELKMLSSAADPQLGGRDIDIILAEYFSEQFKSKYNIEPTKNHRAMLRLLGEVEKLKKQMSANSTKIPLNIECFINDIDVHGDLKRTDMEELCAELFERVERTMLKCLRESKLKKEEIHSIEIVGGSSRVPAIKSLIEKVFGKVPSTTLNQDEAVARGCALQCAMLCPAIFVRDFSITDIQNYPINVYLYYDSPSNKAWKVYRKNHPIPLSKMLTFDTREPFELQAVYAHNNKLIGKFIVNDVKPDAKGQYQTVEVRVCITINGIFTVSKAILAEKQEIDDHGEPMEISQPHSSSKSVEKDHRIKRAVKTADLPVKIKLVGAYSSNELNALTKQECKMVSTDRQERDRIDARNALEEYVYELRGKLSSPDELATFVPDEERKKLCQLFDEIEKWIYEGGDDCNRQVYSDKLKSLQDYGEPIKKRKFEFEEQPQLLKEFSSTLQLAQRAVDQYNAGVETYSHLDKNDVRRIHESTNSALRWVEYLCNVLNVASRHQCLHITANQIKSEKDKFEQEMTKVFQKPKPQQPPTPSRKPSQEEASKYLPVLLRKQKNFIRMIDSLELTDNLNADEAKVQLKHLEKFYDEFIRIQRNIAVLIGDASKDALVEMSRKVEKNVRQIETKFKEIISSNETMPSTSAGSVVNWHFNPKDDLDTLIKKQKFMIKELESIESEKNPSEAEAEILRHRFSDLYDQFLRNDGMISRYVSGLAADEQSRMLDSFQERSIAVQNKLEGYGDD, from the coding sequence ATGGCTTCGCCTTCGATGTTTGTAATCGGTATTGATTTCGGTAACGAATCGTCGTACATAGCCGTACCTCGAGACGGAGGAATAGAAACCATCAGTAACGACTTCAGTCTACGGGCTACTCCATCATGTGTGGCATTCAGTAATCGAAACAGAATCCTCGGTGTGGCGGCCAAGAATCAGTTAATAACCAATCTTAAAAACACCATCTTCGGGTTCAAAAGGTTGTTAGGTAAGAATTTCGATGACCCGACTGTTCAACACGAGTTACGTTACGCACCATACCCTATCATTCGTTGTAAAGATGGTACGATCGGTGTCAAAGTTCGTTACTTGGACGAAGAATATGCATTCTCCATTCAACAAATAACCGCTATGTTTTTTACCAAGCTGAAAGAGTCCGCCGAAGTGGCAATGAAATGCGAAGTAAATCAATGTGTGATATCTGTCCCTTCGTTTTTCGATAACGCCCAACGTCTTGCGTTACTAGACGCAGCTACCATAGCTGGTTTAAATGTACTACGTATATTCAACGAGACTGCGGCTACAGCGTTATCTTACGGTATCTATAAACAAGACCTTCCAACTCCTGAAGAGCCGCCTCGTAATGTCATATTCGTCGATTGTGGACACTCATCGTTACAAGTATCCGCTTGCGCTTTCAATCTGGGTGAATTGAAGATGTTATCTTCGGCAGCAGATCCTCAACTAGGAGGACGCGATATTGATATCATTCTCGCCGAGTATTTCAGCGAACAGTTCAAATCCAAGTATAATATCGAGCCGACGAAAAATCATCGAGCCATGTTACGTTTACTCGGCGAagtagaaaaactaaaaaaacaaaTGTCCGCTAATTCTACGAAAATACCTTTGAATATCGAATGTTTCATCAACGATATAGACGTACATGGTGATCTGAAACGTACCGATATGGAGGAGCTTTGCGCCGAATTATTCGAACGTGTTGAACGGACCATGCTGAAGTGTTTACGAGAATCCAAGTTGAAGAAAGAAGAAATACATTCCATCGAGATCGTAGGCGGTTCGAGTCGCGTGCCAGCGATTAAATCGCTCATCGAGAAGGTATTCGGTAAAGTACCTAGTACAACACTGAATCAAGATGAAGCTGTAGCTCGTGGTTGCGCTCTTCAGTGCGCGATGCTTTGCCCGGCTATCTTTGTTCGAGATTTTAGTATCACCGATATTCAAAATTACCCGATTAATGTGTACTTGTACTACGATTCACCATCTAATAAAGCTTGGAAGGTATACCGTAAAAATCACCCGATACCGTTATCTAAGATGTTGACTTTCGATACTCGCGAACCTTTTGAATTGCAAGCGGTTTACGCTCACAATAACAAGTTGATCGGTAAATTCATCGTTAACGACGTCAAGCCCGACGCTAAAGGTCAATACCAGACGGTTGAAGTGAGAGTTTGTATCACTATTAATGGTATATTCACCGTATCCAAAGCGATTTTGGCTGAAAAGCAAGAAATTGACGATCACGGCGAACCGATGGAAATAAGTCAACCGCATTCGAGTTCCAAATCAGTCGAGAAGGATCATCGTATAAAACGAGCTGTAAAAACCGCCGATTTGCCGGTCAAAATCAAATTAGTTGGAGCTTACTcttcgaacgaattgaatgccCTGACAAAACAAGAATGTAAAATGGTATCTACGGATCGTCAAGAGCGAGACAGAATCGACGCCCGTAACGCTCTCGAAGAATACGTTTACGAACTCCGAGGTAAATTATCATCACCCGACGAGCTCGCTACGTTTGTACCGGACGAAGAACGCAAGAAACTATGCCAACTGTTCGATGAGATTGAGAAGTGGATCTACGAAGGAGGCGACGATTGCAACCGTCAGGTGTATTCCGATAAGCTTAAAAGTTTACAAGATTACGGCGAACCGATTAAGAAACGTAAATTCGAATTCGAAGAACAACCACAGTTGCTGAAAGAATTTAGCTCAACTTTACAATTGGCACAAAGAGCAGTCGATCAATATAACGCTGGCGTAGAGACCTATTCTCATCTGGATAAAAACGATGTCCGAAGGATTCATGAGTCGACAAATTCAGCTTTGCGATGGGTCGAATATTTATGTAACGTATTGAACGTCGCTTCACGCCATCAATGTCTACACATTACCGCGAATCAAATTAAATCCGAGAAGGATAAGTTCGAACAAGAGATGACCAAAGTATTCCAGAAACCAAAACCACAACAACCTCCTACACCGTCCCGAAAACCGAGTCAAGAAGAAGCCTCAAAATATTTACCCGTCTTATTacgcaaacaaaaaaattttattcgaatgatCGATTCGCTGGAACTCACGGATAATCTTAACGCAGATGAAGCGAAAGTTCAGTTGAAGCATTTGGAGAAGTTTTACGATGAATTTATTCGTATCCAGCGTAACATCGCCGTCTTAATTGGAGACGCTTCGAAAGACGCTCTGGTTGAAATGTCACGGAAAGTTGAGAAGAACGTTCGTCAAATTGAAACCAAGTTTAAAGAAATTATATCATCGAACGAAACCATGCCATCGACATCGGCTGGTTCTGTAGTAAATTGGCATTTCAATCCTAAGGACGATCTCGACACTCTAattaaaaagcagaaatttatgaTCAAAGAGCTCGAATCAATTGAATCGGAAAAGAATCCCAGTGAGGCTGAAGCTGAAATATTGCGCCATCGTTTTTCGGATCTTTACGATCAGTTCTTAAGAAATGATGGCATGATATCAAGGTATGTGAGTGGTTTAGCCGCCGACGAGCAGTCGCGAATGCTTGACAGCTTTCAGGAAAGATCCATTGCCGTTCAAAACAAGCTGGAAGGCTACGGTGACGATTGA